A genomic stretch from Ictalurus punctatus breed USDA103 chromosome 2, Coco_2.0, whole genome shotgun sequence includes:
- the tom1 gene encoding target of Myb protein 1 isoform X2 — MEFLTGNPFCTPVGQRIEYATSLQSEDWGLNMEICDIICETEDGPKDAVRAIKKRIVGNKNFKEVMLALTVLEACVKNCGYRFHVLVSAREFVEGVLVRTILPRNDPPLVVHDRILTIIQAWADAFRSSPDLTGVVCVYEDLRRKGVMFPVAELCSPIHTPNKRFFPATGHEDPLSPTQQAQTQQQTFPFQNTEGPITLSPDEVKKLTSNLETVHGNLKVMSKIMSPIDPARSQQSHTELLKGLYSMCKEMQDQIVHLIPRVTDEKLVEQLLVANDDMNTTFTQYHSFEKRLNRQNSVQSGANLIDLEAPCKPQSQSQLEIPVSQTVSSLSSHMARLSTKEKDVIQRNNYSSGSLQDGASQESSVLDELAAASSQVQNARGIPVNQSDVMDNIEQWLDVDDDDDLIDEGVTSEEFDRFLAGRAKAAERLPSVKPSRNDHTPSQP, encoded by the exons AATATGCTACAAGTTTGCAATCAGAAGACTGGGGACTCAATATGGAGATCTGCGACATCATCTGTGAGACAGAAGACGG CCCTAAAGATGCAGTCAGAGCAATAAAAAAGAGGATTGTGGGGAATAAGAATTTTAAAGAGGTCATGCTGGCATTAACA GTTCTGGAGGCCTGTGTGAAAAACTGTGGCTACAGGTTCCATGTCCTAGTGTCTGCCAGGGAGTTTGTTGAAGGGGTTTTGGTCCGAACTATTTTACCTAGAAATGATCCTCCTTTGGTTGTTCATGACAGAATACTGACTATTATACAG gccTGGGCTGATGCATTCCGTAGTTCTCCAGATTTAACTGGTGTAGTTTGTGTGTATGAAGATCTCAGGAGGAAAGGAGTTATGTTTCCAGTGGCTGAGTTGTGTAGCCCAATACACACCCCCAACAAG CGTTTTTTTCCTGCAACTGGACATGAGGATCCTCTCTCACCCACACAGCAAGCTCAAACCCAACAGCAGACATTCCCCTTTCAAAACACAGAGGGTCCCATCACTCTATCACCTGATGAG GTGAAAAAGTTGACGTCTAACCTGGAAACAGTTCACGGTAACCTAAAGGTGATGTCAAAAATAATGAGTCCGATCGATCCTGCACGCAGTCAACAGTCACATACAGAGCTCCTGAAG GGGTTGTACTCCATGTGTAAGGAGATGCAGGATCAAATAGTTCATCTCATTCCCAGAGTAACTGATGAGAAGCTGGTAGAGCAGCTGCTGGTTGCTAATGACGACATGAACACAACCTTCACACAATATCACAG TTTTGAGAAACGTCTCAACAGGCAGAATTCTGTGCAGTCT GGTGCCAATCTTATTGACCTTGAAGCTCCCTGTAAACCACAAAGTCAATCACAACTGGAAATTCCAGTCAGTCAAACAGTCAGCAGTCTGTCAAGTCACATGGCTCGCCTGA GCACAAAGGAGAAGGATGTTATTCAGAGAAATAACTACTCTTCAGGGAGCCTTCAGGATGG GGCCAGTCAGGAAAGCTCTGTATTAGACGAACTCGCAGCAGCAAGCAGTCAGGTACAAAATGCTAGAGGG AttcctgtcaatcagagtgacGTGATGGACAATATTGAGCAGTGGCTTGATGTGGATGAT GATGATGACTTGATAGATGAGGGTGTCACTAGCGAAG AGTTTGATAGGTTTTTGGCTGGAAGAGCAAAAGCAGCCGAGCGTCTTCCCTCCGTGAAACCTTCACGTAATGACCACACGCCCTCACAACCATAG
- the ankrd40 gene encoding ankyrin repeat domain-containing protein 40 — MSTLSLDKELQERLREASAIGDLDEVRTLVESGVNINSQNEINGWTCLHWACKRNQKHVVAYLLNSGADKEILTAKDELAVQLTSKPEIRRLLGVEEEEDEPEGKQTELPIIANYLSNPPFLYCKMDKSDLSIARHISQNGTSDHLDSVVSEPATLSPIKEQQQQQQRVYSDSQSQPALSYVSMVESSSIVQNQVTNGTLSMEVSQEVHHSNHNEYTHNHSIAQNSPVCPPLPSASAGSNPTITRQQSLTHQLNGSQPGGSMPAFQPFFFTSTFPVNVRELVLKVRIQNPHARENDFIEVELDRQELTYRALLRVCCRELDISAEHVEKIRKLPNTMLRKDKDVARLQDFQELEVVLEKAESLSMFSGPGALNDRPCYNMKASRLTY, encoded by the exons ATGTCCACGTTGTCTTTGGATAAAGAACTGCAAGAGCGCTTGAGAGAAGCGAGTGCTATTGGAGACCTTGACGAAGTGCGGACTCTAGTCGAGAGCGGAGTGAACATCAACTCCCAAAATGAAATCAATGGATG GACATGTTTACACTGGGCATGCAAGAGAAACCAAAAACACGTAGTGGCATATCTTCTGAACTCTGGGGCTGACAAAGAAATTCTCACTGCAAAAGATGAGTTAGCGGTTCAGTTGACCTCCAAACCCGAGATCAGAAGACTGCTTGGAG tggaggaagaggaggatgagcCTGAAGGAAAGCAAACAGAGCTGCCGATTATTGCAAACTACCTATCTAACCCGCCCTTCTTGTATTGTAAGATGGATAAGAGCGATCTGAGTATAGCACGACACATTTCCCAAAATGGCACCAGTGACCATTTGGATTCTGTAGTCTCCGAGCCGGCCACTTTATCCCCCATAAaggagcagcaacagcagcagcagcgcgtCTACTCGGACAGCCAAAGCCAACCGGCATTGTCCTACGTCTCCATGGTAGAGTCGAGCAGCATTGTGCAAAACCAGGTGACTAATGGGACTCTGTCCATGGAGGTCTCCCAGGAGGTGCATCACAGCaaccataatgagtacactcACAATCACAGCATTGCCCAGAACAGCCCTGTTTGTCCCCCGCTCCCTTCAGCAAGCGCAGGCTCTAATCCCACCATTACCCGGCAACAGTCTCTCACCCATCAGCTGAACGGCTCTCAGCCTGGGGGCTCTATGCCTGCCTTCCAGCCCTTCTTCTTCACCAGCACCTTCCCTGTAAACGTGCGGG AGCTCGTTCTGAAGGTGCGAATCCAGAACCCACATGCCCGAGAAAATGATTTCATCGAGGTGGAGCTGGATAGACAGGAGCTGACGTACCGTGCATTGCTGCGGGTCTGCTGCCGTGAGCTGGACATTAGTGCTGAGCATGTGGAGAAAATACGCAAGCTCCCTAACACTATGCTCAGAAAG GACAAAGACGTGGCTCGACTTCAGGACTTCCAGGAACTGGAGGTGGTGTTGGAGAAGGCAGAGAGTTTGTCTATGTTCTCTGGCCCAGGAGCACTGAACGACAGGCCCTGCTATAACATGAAGGCCTCGAGGCTCACCTACTAG
- the tom1 gene encoding target of Myb protein 1 isoform X1, whose protein sequence is MEFLTGNPFCTPVGQRIEYATSLQSEDWGLNMEICDIICETEDGPKDAVRAIKKRIVGNKNFKEVMLALTVLEACVKNCGYRFHVLVSAREFVEGVLVRTILPRNDPPLVVHDRILTIIQAWADAFRSSPDLTGVVCVYEDLRRKGVMFPVAELCSPIHTPNKRFFPATGHEDPLSPTQQAQTQQQTFPFQNTEGPITLSPDEVKKLTSNLETVHGNLKVMSKIMSPIDPARSQQSHTELLKGLYSMCKEMQDQIVHLIPRVTDEKLVEQLLVANDDMNTTFTQYHSFEKRLNRQNSVQSGANLIDLEAPCKPQSQSQLEIPVSQTVSSLSSHMARLSTKEKDVIQRNNYSSGSLQDGASQESSVLDELAAASSQVQNARGDDSSDSALLGSSPQLYWMVEKGMIPVNQSDVMDNIEQWLDVDDDDDLIDEGVTSEEFDRFLAGRAKAAERLPSVKPSRNDHTPSQP, encoded by the exons AATATGCTACAAGTTTGCAATCAGAAGACTGGGGACTCAATATGGAGATCTGCGACATCATCTGTGAGACAGAAGACGG CCCTAAAGATGCAGTCAGAGCAATAAAAAAGAGGATTGTGGGGAATAAGAATTTTAAAGAGGTCATGCTGGCATTAACA GTTCTGGAGGCCTGTGTGAAAAACTGTGGCTACAGGTTCCATGTCCTAGTGTCTGCCAGGGAGTTTGTTGAAGGGGTTTTGGTCCGAACTATTTTACCTAGAAATGATCCTCCTTTGGTTGTTCATGACAGAATACTGACTATTATACAG gccTGGGCTGATGCATTCCGTAGTTCTCCAGATTTAACTGGTGTAGTTTGTGTGTATGAAGATCTCAGGAGGAAAGGAGTTATGTTTCCAGTGGCTGAGTTGTGTAGCCCAATACACACCCCCAACAAG CGTTTTTTTCCTGCAACTGGACATGAGGATCCTCTCTCACCCACACAGCAAGCTCAAACCCAACAGCAGACATTCCCCTTTCAAAACACAGAGGGTCCCATCACTCTATCACCTGATGAG GTGAAAAAGTTGACGTCTAACCTGGAAACAGTTCACGGTAACCTAAAGGTGATGTCAAAAATAATGAGTCCGATCGATCCTGCACGCAGTCAACAGTCACATACAGAGCTCCTGAAG GGGTTGTACTCCATGTGTAAGGAGATGCAGGATCAAATAGTTCATCTCATTCCCAGAGTAACTGATGAGAAGCTGGTAGAGCAGCTGCTGGTTGCTAATGACGACATGAACACAACCTTCACACAATATCACAG TTTTGAGAAACGTCTCAACAGGCAGAATTCTGTGCAGTCT GGTGCCAATCTTATTGACCTTGAAGCTCCCTGTAAACCACAAAGTCAATCACAACTGGAAATTCCAGTCAGTCAAACAGTCAGCAGTCTGTCAAGTCACATGGCTCGCCTGA GCACAAAGGAGAAGGATGTTATTCAGAGAAATAACTACTCTTCAGGGAGCCTTCAGGATGG GGCCAGTCAGGAAAGCTCTGTATTAGACGAACTCGCAGCAGCAAGCAGTCAGGTACAAAATGCTAGAGGG GATGACAGCTCAGACTCCGCCCTCCTCGGCTCCTCACCACAATTGTATTGGATGGTGGAAAAGGGAATG AttcctgtcaatcagagtgacGTGATGGACAATATTGAGCAGTGGCTTGATGTGGATGAT GATGATGACTTGATAGATGAGGGTGTCACTAGCGAAG AGTTTGATAGGTTTTTGGCTGGAAGAGCAAAAGCAGCCGAGCGTCTTCCCTCCGTGAAACCTTCACGTAATGACCACACGCCCTCACAACCATAG